The proteins below come from a single Phalacrocorax aristotelis chromosome 24, bGulAri2.1, whole genome shotgun sequence genomic window:
- the BOLA3 gene encoding bolA-like protein 3, with translation MAAAAGLLSRGPLLLRRRTWRSFTSQTDGEARVTRVLREKFPRASAIKVVDISGGCGAMYEIHIESEDFREKRTVQQHQMVNQALSEEIKSMHGLRIFTSTPKP, from the exons AtggccgccgcggcggggctgcTGTCCCGCGGGCCG CTCCTCTTGCGCCGCCGGACCTGGCGCAGCTTCACCTCGCAGACGGATGGGGAGGCCCGAGTGACCCGTGTCCTGCGCGAGAAATTCCCCCGCGCTTCTGCCATCAAAGTCGTGGATATCTCag gagGCTGCGGCGCCATGTACGAAATTCACATCGAGTCAGAGGATTTCAGAGAGAAGCGAACGGTGCAGCAGCACCAGATGGTCAACCAG GCACTGAGCGAGGAGATCAAGAGCATGCACGGACTGCGCATCTTCACCTCCACCCCAAAACCTTGA
- the MOB1A gene encoding MOB kinase activator 1A, with protein sequence MSFLFGSRSSKTFKPKKNIPEGSHQYELLKHAEATLGSGNLRQAVMLPEGEDLNEWIAVNTVDFFNQINMLYGTITEFCTETSCPVMSAGPRYEYHWADGTNIKKPIKCSAPKYIDYLMTWVQDQLDDETLFPSKIGVPFPKNFMSVAKTILKRLFRVYAHIYHQHFDSVMRLQEEAHLNTSFKHFIFFVQEFNLIDRRELAPLQELIEKLGSKDR encoded by the exons ATGAGCTTCCTCTT TGGGAGTCGATCTTCGAAAACATTCAAACCCAAGAAGAACATTCCTGAAGGCTCCCATCAATATGAGCTCTTGAAACATGCGGAAGCAACTCTGGGGAGCGGTAACCTTAGACAAGCGGTTATGTTGCCGGAGGGAGAGGACCTTAACGAGTGGATCGCCGTTAACA CGGTGGATTTCTTCAACCAAATCAACATGCTGTACGGGACCATTACGGAGTTCTGCACAGAGACAAGCTGTCCGGTCATGTCTGCAGGACCAAG ATACGAGTACCACTGGGCGGACGGCACCAACATAAAGAAGCCGATCAAGTGCTCGGCTCCGAAGTACATCGATTACTTGATGACATGGGTGCAGGACCAGCTGGATGACGAAACGCTCTTCCCTTCAAAGATCG GGGTTCCTTTTCCCAAGAACTTCATGTCGGTGGCCAAGACGATCCTGAAGCGGCTGTTTCGTGTGTATGCCCACATCTACCACCAGCACTTTGATTCCGTCATGCGGCTGCAGGAGGAGGCCCACCTCAACACCTCCTTCAAGCACTTTATCTTCTTTGTGCAG GAATTCAACTTGATCGACAGGCGGGAGTTGGCTCCTCTGCAGGAACTGATTGAGAAGCTGGGCTCCAAGGACAGATAA
- the MTHFD2 gene encoding bifunctional methylenetetrahydrofolate dehydrogenase/cyclohydrolase, mitochondrial: MAAALCPLRTLGRAALRPRGRRLHLSAARNDAVVISGKKLARQIRQEARHEVEQWVAAGNKRPHLSVVLVGENPASHSYVLNKTKAAADVGISSETILRPASISEEELLDLISKLNNDANVDGLLVQLPLPEHIDERKICNAVTPDKDVDGFHVINVGRMCLDQYSMLPATPWGVWEIIKRTGIPTLGKNVVVAGRSKNVGMPIAMLLHTDGRHERPGGDATVTISHRYTPKEQLKQHTIRADIVVAAAGIPNLITADMIKEGAAVIDVGITRVQDPITAKSRLVGDVDFEGVKKKASYITPVPGGVGPMTVAMLMKNTIIAAKKLLKPKELEALTA, from the exons ATGGCCGCCGCGCTCTGCCCGCTCCGCACCCTCGGCCGCGCCGCCCTGcgcccccgcggccgccgcctccACCTCAGCGCCGCCAG AAACGATGCAGTTGTGATTTCTGGAAAGAAGCTGGCCCGGCAGATCAGACAGGAAGCCCGCCACGAGGTTGAGCAGTGGGTAGCAGCCGGAAACAAGAGACCTCACCTCAGCGTTGTTCTCGTCGGTGAAAATCCAGCGAGTCACTCCTATGTACTGAACAAAACGAAAGCGGCTGCCGATGTCG GAATCAGCAGTGAAACCATCCTCAGGCCGGCTTCAATTAGTGAAGAGGAGCTGCTTGATTTGATCAGCAAACTCAATAATGATGCCAATGTGGATGGGTTGTTAGTGCAGCTGCCTTTACCTG AACATATTGATGAGCGCAAGATTTGCAACGCTGTGACTCCAGACAAAGACGTTGATGGCTTTCACGTGATAAACGTGGGGCGCATGTGTCTTGACCAGTACTCCATGCTGCCAGCTACCCCATGGGGGGTGTGGGAGATCATTAAGAGAACTG GCATCCCAACGCTGGGGAAGAATGTGGTGGTGGCTGGCAGGTCGAAGAACGTGGGCATGCCCATCGCCATGTTGCTGCATACAGATGGCAGGCACGAGCGCCCAGGAG GTGATGCTACAGTCACAATATCCCACCGCTACACTcccaaggagcagctgaagcaaCACACAATCCGTGCTGATATCGTGGTAGCAGCAGCAG gcaTACCCAATCTGATCACAGCCGATATGATCAAAGAAGGAGCTGCGGTTATTGACGTGGGGATAACGAGAGTGCAAGATCCCATCACTGCCAAATCAAGGCTGGTTGGGGATGTGGATTTTGAAG GGGTGAAGAAGAAAGCCAGCTACATCACTCCGGTCCCTGGGGGAGTTGGGCCCATGACAGTTGCCATGCTGATGAAGAACACCATCATTGCTGCCAAGAAGCTGTTGAAACCCAAAGAGCTGGAAGCATTGACTGCTTAA